From Mobula birostris isolate sMobBir1 chromosome 8, sMobBir1.hap1, whole genome shotgun sequence, the proteins below share one genomic window:
- the LOC140202248 gene encoding cystatin-like: MAAWQLAFALFSVTLLSVCAETKHQVQEIQQLVQTQHAKPLLLEVDTSDGNFRNIANLAVEKFSSEQGFLYKILQYVNAKAQVFEGVLYIMDVFIGKTDCPAVRAGAKAEDCKVILDTAASKFFLCHYVLWSVPPFKEQRILKQDCVEVKL; this comes from the exons ATGGCTGCCTGGCAGCTGGCATTCGCTCTCTTCTCTGTCACTCTTCTGTCTGTCTGTGCTGAGACCAAGCACCAAGTTCAAGAGATACAGCAACTTGTTCAAACTCAGCATGCCAAGCCATTGCTTCTGGAGGTTGATACAAGCGACGGTAATTTCCGGAACATTGCAAATTTGGCTGTGGAAAAGTTCAGCTCCGAGCAAGGCTTTCTGTACAAGATCTTGCAGTATGTGAATGCCAAGGCACAG GTGTTTGAGGGAGTTCTCTACATTATGGATGTCTTCATTGGGAAGACTGATTGTCCAGCTGTTAGAGCTGGGGCAAAAGCAGAAGACTGCAAAGTCATTCTAGACACTGCCGCATCCAAG TTCTTCCTGTGCCACTATGTGCTATGGTCCGTTCCTCCTTTTAAAGAGCAAAGGATTCTGAAACAAGACTGTGTGGAAGTTAAGCTGTAA